One region of Kytococcus sedentarius DSM 20547 genomic DNA includes:
- a CDS encoding AAA family ATPase, which yields MTDATPPQRVDPRDLLSEWANTSDEWVRYIVRHVLNGRGPLGSEEQSGTYVLFRQEKAFDTRELPTEEPLFTLEREDEAIEPLTLTSLSDVVGVNALVEGGVIEPHAGLTILFGENGTGKTGYSRIFKALAASRTADVILGDIEAASPQPQSALVGYTLGTETKTYTWTGQQGVAPFTRMSIFDSPSVSFHVDDDLEYVYVPAALALFNHVIAGIKSVQAHIDQAVEDLRSGSTGLLSRFPRTAAVYPLIETLGASTDLEHLRSLADSDPDVETRIGDLRRTVAALEADTISAEIKLQQRVERVLTQASNAATVMADFNVEAYGRERDTLHGLEEDYRAFRAALFEAADLPAEPDDTWSTFVEAGEAYQAHLIAVGAHDADRCLYCRQPLNEAARSLIGKYSEYMEDKITTDIAASKARLHALTEPVTSIQVNDVSTFADEYADTEDKPHFHVELDRTLSTIAELSEQLLAASAVNAALTEHAGTDAIALGSALETAKRALGELRTQAATRADTLAEKKKELVELEAAAELTKSWTLIESHVRDAKQADRLMLLAKPMPGLLRAVTGLAKTASDQMINESFDALFSEECAALRAPALHVEFVGRQGRAQRRKILSGKHKPSKVLSEGEQKVLAIADFLAEARLAGITAPVIFDDPVSSLDHRRINEVAQRVASLADTTQVIVFTHDIFFASTLLTLMEATKRCSYFQITDEEGKGKVTRATGPRWDSLNNIKKNINETIQAAKSQDGDARAALVRTGYDWVRAWCEVFTETELLQGVTQRYQPNVRMTNLPKIKSEALPAAIGTVNRIFEEACRYIDGHSQPLPSLGVSPTLAGLEAHWAELTEARNAYNSATP from the coding sequence GTGACAGACGCGACGCCACCTCAACGGGTAGACCCGCGCGACCTGCTCAGCGAGTGGGCGAACACCTCCGACGAGTGGGTCCGCTACATCGTGAGGCACGTCCTCAACGGCCGCGGGCCGCTCGGAAGCGAGGAGCAATCCGGAACTTACGTCCTGTTTCGCCAGGAGAAAGCCTTCGATACCCGCGAACTCCCCACGGAGGAGCCGCTGTTCACCCTCGAACGCGAGGATGAGGCGATCGAGCCGCTGACCCTTACCTCGCTCTCCGATGTCGTTGGTGTCAACGCCTTGGTAGAGGGCGGAGTCATCGAGCCGCATGCCGGCTTGACGATCTTGTTCGGAGAGAACGGCACGGGCAAGACGGGGTACTCCCGCATCTTCAAAGCCCTCGCGGCGAGCCGCACTGCCGATGTGATCCTCGGCGACATCGAAGCGGCATCGCCGCAGCCCCAATCAGCACTTGTCGGCTACACGCTCGGCACTGAGACGAAGACCTACACCTGGACCGGACAACAGGGCGTCGCGCCCTTCACCAGGATGTCCATCTTCGACAGCCCTTCTGTCAGCTTCCACGTCGATGACGACCTTGAGTACGTCTACGTGCCAGCAGCCCTGGCACTGTTCAATCATGTCATCGCAGGCATCAAGTCGGTACAAGCCCACATCGACCAGGCCGTCGAAGACCTACGATCTGGGTCCACAGGGCTTCTGTCTCGCTTCCCACGCACTGCCGCGGTTTACCCGCTCATCGAGACACTGGGAGCGTCCACTGATCTGGAACACCTGAGGTCGCTCGCCGACTCCGATCCCGACGTCGAGACACGTATCGGCGACCTTCGCCGCACGGTCGCCGCGCTGGAGGCGGACACCATCAGCGCTGAGATCAAGCTGCAACAGCGAGTCGAACGCGTCTTGACGCAAGCTTCCAACGCGGCCACCGTGATGGCTGACTTCAACGTGGAGGCATACGGCCGCGAACGCGACACCCTCCACGGACTTGAAGAGGACTACCGCGCCTTCCGAGCCGCCCTGTTCGAGGCAGCCGACCTGCCGGCCGAGCCCGACGACACCTGGAGCACGTTCGTCGAGGCCGGCGAGGCATACCAAGCACATCTCATCGCGGTCGGAGCACACGACGCCGATCGGTGTCTGTACTGTCGGCAGCCTCTGAACGAAGCGGCGCGATCGCTGATCGGCAAGTACTCCGAATACATGGAAGACAAGATCACCACTGACATCGCCGCTTCAAAGGCGCGGCTCCACGCACTTACAGAACCGGTCACCTCGATCCAGGTCAACGACGTCTCTACCTTCGCCGACGAGTACGCAGATACCGAGGACAAGCCCCACTTCCACGTTGAACTCGACCGGACCCTGAGCACCATCGCGGAGCTATCCGAGCAGCTTCTCGCCGCTTCCGCCGTGAACGCAGCGCTGACCGAACACGCCGGCACAGATGCGATAGCGCTCGGCTCGGCGCTGGAGACCGCCAAGCGGGCCCTCGGTGAACTGAGGACACAGGCAGCCACACGGGCTGACACCTTGGCCGAGAAGAAGAAGGAGCTTGTCGAGCTAGAAGCCGCAGCAGAACTGACGAAGTCGTGGACGCTCATCGAGTCACACGTACGCGACGCCAAGCAGGCTGACCGGCTCATGCTGCTCGCCAAGCCCATGCCTGGGCTCCTGCGCGCTGTAACCGGGCTGGCCAAGACCGCGAGTGACCAGATGATCAACGAGAGCTTCGATGCGCTTTTCAGCGAAGAGTGCGCGGCACTTCGCGCGCCCGCGCTACACGTGGAGTTCGTCGGCCGCCAGGGGCGCGCACAACGCCGCAAGATCCTCAGCGGGAAACACAAACCGTCCAAGGTGCTCTCCGAAGGAGAGCAGAAGGTCCTCGCAATAGCGGACTTCCTCGCCGAAGCGCGCCTCGCCGGAATCACCGCGCCGGTCATTTTCGATGATCCTGTCTCAAGCCTCGACCATCGCCGCATCAACGAAGTCGCGCAGCGCGTCGCGTCGCTCGCTGACACGACACAGGTCATCGTCTTCACCCACGACATCTTCTTCGCCAGCACGCTGCTTACGCTCATGGAAGCAACCAAGCGCTGCTCCTACTTCCAGATCACCGATGAAGAGGGCAAAGGAAAGGTCACCCGAGCGACAGGACCCCGCTGGGACAGCTTGAACAACATCAAGAAGAACATCAACGAGACCATCCAGGCAGCAAAGTCACAGGACGGCGATGCGCGGGCGGCACTGGTCCGCACAGGTTACGACTGGGTGCGCGCGTGGTGTGAGGTCTTCACCGAGACTGAACTACTCCAGGGCGTCACGCAGCGCTATCAACCCAACGTGCGCATGACTAATTTGCCCAAGATCAAGTCCGAGGCACTTCCCGCTGCGATCGGTACCGTCAACCGCATCTTCGAGGAAGCATGTCGGTACATCGACGGCCACTCACAACCCCTGCCTAGCCTCGGGGTCAGCCCTACGCTCGCCGGACTCGAAGCCCACTGGGCCGAGCTGACCGAAGCGCGAAACGCTTACAACTCGGCGACTCCTTAG